The following proteins come from a genomic window of Nicotiana tomentosiformis chromosome 12, ASM39032v3, whole genome shotgun sequence:
- the LOC138903106 gene encoding uncharacterized protein — protein sequence MIFGGNEINGVTFLAAKKMKVLITHSKRLWEDDITFTEEDADGLLLPHNDALVISLNVLDFKIKCVLVDSGSSANIIQWRVLEQVKLTGSIILATKLLDGFNLVSMTTRGEILLLTNVEGLMKTTLFKVVDGYMGYNIILGRPWLHDMKVVPSTYHQLLKFPMAEGIKQIRGDQSVAREMNAISFSSSKGKEHVP from the coding sequence atgatcttcggagggaacgagattaacggggtcacctttttaGCAGCAAAGAAGATGAAAGTATTAATAACTCATAGCAAAAGGCTttgggaagacgatatcacttttacggaggaggacgcagacggattgctgctaccacacaacgatgcactggtaatttctttaaatgtgctagattttaagattaaatgtGTTCTAGTGGATtcaggaagttcggctaatatcatacaatggagagtctTGGAGCAAGTTAAACTCACTGGAAGCATTATTCTGGCCACAAAGCTCCTTGACGGATTCAACCTCGTAAGCatgacaacccgaggagaaatTTTATTACTCACGAATGTCGAAGgactaatgaaaacaactcttttcAAAGTGGTAGATGGttatatgggatacaacatcattctgggaaggccatggttgcacgatatgaaagttgtaccatcaacatatcatcaattgctgaagtttccaatggCCGAAGGAATTAAGCAGATTAGGGGTGATCAATCggtggcaagggagatgaatgcaatttcgttctccagtagcaaaggaaaggaacacgTGCCATAG